The genomic window GGTGTTGATGAATTACGTCTAGATAAATTGTCTATGCCAAATGAATTCAATGCTCTGACTACAGTAGAGTTTATAGATGGCAACCTTGATTGTTGATATATATCATCCTTTCAAAATTGATTGAAAtaagttacaatatatatacttctTAACATAAATGAAGcgatagaagaaaaaaattgtttgaagatATACAACCACCATATAGAATATAAGATGTATTTTTACATAGACTAACATTTATAGCCAAAtccaaaaccaaaataattaaaaatcaaacaacaTTAGTGTCCAGTTCTTTCTCTATAACTTGTCTATATGTgtgattaaacattattttgttaattactccacattaattaaaagaaaattaattgacATTCTTAACCCTTACACTCGACAAAAATTTTCTAGAACTCTGCTATGTAAATGACTTTCATAAATTAGTAGaggtaagtaaaataatttagtttagaaTAATTCAAGGTTAAATAGGGGCAGAGACAGCCTGCCCCACATGGACACCAAGAGGTTCCCCTTGGTCTGATATATTGGAATTTTTCATTGGCCTGACagctatattacattattttttttaaataattagatagttttaatttctttatacaaaaaagaaatatattaagatgtctaatacatttttccgGCTAGAATTTTTATCCCAGGCTGTTCCTGGATAGGTGATACtaagacaaaataattatattatgttcataagaaatttctttataataataattaaaagtaataaccaaataaaaaaaaaaaattaattgaatggatttggtatttatacaaattctttatacattagaatttattttgacaGCTAAAAGTTTAAAGTCAAAACCAGAGAGTGACAACTTTGTAGTTTTGAGAaccaaaaatttatattattaatcataaacatttaaatttacaacaatattttgtataccatGATTATCACAAACATAAATCTCCAAAATATACACTTctaaacaacttaaaattaatttatgagttttctGAGTTTTCAAGTGTTGTGctaataaaaagatattacTAAACTatcatgaatttatatttaaaaattataaaatactttaaatattctgacattttattttttgttatagtagattacaaaattgtttgtcattaaagtcataataatatgtaattatttaagtttatgaaatttttggcatattaaatttttatttaaatatttaatagagcattaacaaatttttaatatgtataaagctttatataaaactatcaaCCAATAACGGAAAATACTCTACTGTATAgaacaaataatacttaacgattaaagtacaattaataatacaagatttttgtcatgtatgcattttaaacaaaagagataatattatttattataatattaatgtgtaaaaaataaatatactctaTATCATTGTTAAATTACTAGTctataacaatgaaaaaaataaataacagtaaaaaaaattgaaaataaaataataaaatcatgagTGTTAGAAGAAAACacaaacttattatataaatagtatgagAATTGAGAAACATGCACATTcaatcaaatattgacaaaatatgcatttttaatttttgtttttaaacttgtcattgaataaaatacatttctagttaggtaaacaataaattaaggacatgaaaaaataaatacaattctaCAACTttctagttttatttataattgaattaaaaaatttaataacattgtaatatattattttgtagtcaACTATTTTTGCagttaatgtaataatgataaaaataccatttctatgcatattgcatatggtatataaatacaataattttaacttaatacaataacaaataatttttaatatttaccctGATTGGAGTTGTTTCTGGTGTGGCTTCTACAGCTGCTTCTGGAGGTGAATGTTCATTATGGTTGAAAATCaatggtttataataattctgaattattataacaaaagttATACATTTGCTATcgatacttattagttaatatacatCAATTTTACCTGTATGTTTGGAGTAGTGGGCATGGATTTAACAGTATCTTTATGAAATTCTCCACAATATAACATTGGACTCCATAATTCTTTATCTCTGATACTATTAACACTAACAATATCTCCAGTGGCTCCAATActtgattttaaaacttctAAACAGATTTTAcataagttgaaaatttaaaaataattttattagcatATTCATTACAAGcaggaattattataatatatggattttaattttataaatattcaaaaatatccttgattagcaaattatttaattattcccAATTTCTTTTATTGTGGTTCATATATTAaccaactaaatataataattaactagtttattataaaaattgattacattttttgatcacacattttttaataaatcaacattttgttAACTTCAAATTCTATTTCTAGTTCTTATTTATCAATGATttgataatgtattattttaataaagtataaattaaacaacaattaaaaaatacattggattattaaatattataatttaatctatggATTACCAAGAGCTGATGAAAAATTTGACCCCGCATTTGTCCACGTTGAAGGATTTTGATAATTTCTATCCCCATTTTCCAATAgagtatattttgtacattccATAACAACATCGTGTTGCTCCATTTTTTTCCacctgtaaaataattatatttaaaaaaaactaaaatcaaaaatcaaaaattaactattttttttattattaattataatttgcaatTGAAATGTGATTTAAGTAGACAGAAGAATtccataatgatataaaattatcaagtatttacattattaataacattgtaaaatatttatacctttGAACTGATGTTTCTACATCTTTGCTGCTCACAATTAAACTTGGATGCATACGCATTGTTTCTACCATGggctaaatttcaaaaaaaatgaatgacagttatataaatattttaataactaacataaaatataaataaatcttactTTAATCGTATGAGTAAAAACTAAATGGTTATCAGATGTACTATATTGTTGctttaaatataacacaaatgAACATggatacatactatatagctgaacaaataatacatataacgaTATCTGAAGATggaataaatgtatttctgaaactttgtttttttgtgAAGTATTCCAAGCCGCCAAacgactaaaattaaaaaatatatattttattatttacaaaagtaagtaaataaaataaagatacataCCTAAATCCTTCAAAAATATCAGgtaaaaatgaagaaattagTGCAGGAATAACAGTCAAAAGAACATTAAGAGCAAGTAAAGCactagtaatagtaataatttcattttcggactgaaaaaaacatttaattaacaaataaaatatattaaatgtataattcataGTTCATacctttaaaagttttattaattcctTGAGTAAATGATGGTTGGTAATTTTAATCAACCATGTTGGTTGTCTTTTTACTACATGACCAAGTAATGTAAGTGCTTGAAGACGATTTGTACTTCGTAAGCCATCAACAAGCCTAAATACATTattccaaatatattttaaatcattttttttttcaaaatgtataaattatgaaaatatttacctatcaaAGAGATACTTGTCGTGTGGTTCCCTAACAGCCACTAATACTTCCACAGCTCTCTGTGATCCCGTTGACATAAAATAATCGTACATTCCATTTAACAGCCATGGTTCTTTAACtgtttatagaattattaataatttataatttatactttaactgttttaaataaatttaaattgttcaccaatattaaattgatcatGAAATTTGTGTTTTACATCTTCTACTTCTTGTGGAATGTTGGACTCCAATGATGTGAACAGTTCCATTACCTCCATAGCAATCATTTTTCCAACTGAACATtctatgttaattataatttaactgaaatacaattaaacCCCAAAATTAATGTACAAATTCAACtaacaagttaaaaataattattgaaaaacatacattatagcTGTTAACCAACTTCTAGAACAATATTTCCAATTTAAAGTcacatttaaacttataatttgacttgaaatttataaaaaaataataacaaatacatacattttagaaaaacatACAATTGCCAATCCAGTTTACTTACTGTCATCTAATGCCATAATACATTAACGCATTGTCACCAATTAATCGTTtgttctgaaaaataaaaatataacatttaacaaGTTTATCAATCCACTActacattttatcaataataattcgcaacacatttaaattaaatgtaaaatacaactgatttatttatttatgaggcttatataaaaataataataacaactatgataaaatatgtacctattattattagtaatatcacGGACTAAGATCTTAGTCCGTGGTAATACTTCCAATGCACAACAAATACCATACACTCCATGTTTTTCAAACATGtctcttaattataaaaacaaatcaattcaTCATACCAAACAATAaccatataggtacaattatgtattcatttaattgatgattatttaataaacaacaatgatagtaaaaattttaataacaggaATAGTTAAATGATTTTCTGATCAATTTGAACTGAACAAGACAAAAAGCAAGTATTTGTAATCTATTATTAGTCTATCCTTATAACTCACCATATATTAATTCGAATTAGCAGTAGACGttaacatgtataaatatttattctacgaGTAGAACTagcagaataatattataatcggttCGGTGGTGTTTTCTTGTGTACCTCGAAGTGGATTAAAATTTACGAAAATATCGTGTGCTTAGATTGCACTCGTGAAACTGAAAacgtttaagataaaaaatgacagaaaaacaatgaaataagCTTTCATGGTTTCCTCTGGACGGTCGTTCATCGTTTTTTACTAGCTCGGTGCAATTAACTAGTACACCAGAACATAGTGCAAACTACaagtctataaattaaatatacctatatatataacaaaaataatatctataatatgttaaatttaataattaataatatattaaacggtGATAACAAACACAATGCATCCAACCGAAGTCGATCAGATGTTTAGCTCATTCAAGGTCATCTATCGTCGACTGatgataaacattatttacgtGGCATTGATAACGAGGGAAAagtaaatgaatttttaaaagagtAAATAACTAAAGACcataacaaaaacattaagcattatcatcaaaatcataataattttaatataatacctacattaatatactatatacaattaacaataggcgataattattttttatacgtgtTCGTGTTCCTGATAATTGTTACTTTTATTAGTTGTTAtggaaattttgattttatacaagTACTAAATTGAAACAATTTGGCAAGGAACAACTTCGTTTTTGTAGTgaaagaaaacaattaaaatcaaagtAAAATGGTTTACATATCCCAAAGTGAGTTGTTTTTGATGACTAACTCGTCGTCGCCCACATAAactcttttaatatttatggacACTGATttaacgtataaatattaacgttTTGAATAATGCctactaacatttttatgaacttattataaaattaaacaagcacaacaattatattgtgtattttatgtgtattacTAATTATGTCTACTCACAGTCTAATGTACAGTTTAGCAccttcaatttaatatatatttataaaatgttcattatatttgtaaattagaaATTGATCTTATTACATCGAtgagttatatattttggaattgaaaccttgtaatatatatatttttaaataattcttaatttttatttaaattaatttacaatctatactaattactaatatactaGTATGGActacaagtaaatattatgacaaaggttatattttgtaaattggtCAGTGGAATAGTCAATAATAGACcttgaatattatgaaatgaaTGAAGttgtaaagttttatttagttatcatTTATGGTATAACCATTTTCAATAAAggtactttaaaattgtttattatacctaattattattctatgagTACCTAAATTAGAATACCTATTTcacttaattcatattttatatttatagaagtataagttattgaataattctCTTTACATTTTAGGTGGACATTTACAAGAAACTGTTCccatgaagaaaaaaattgttgacacATTTTGGGGTGTTATTAACtttgtttcatttttgtaaGTAATTCATCTATTGAGATATTAAAAACTCTTTGTACCTTATAGtacataaagttttaatagcttaacattttttttttatttaggctTATTCCAGACCTGTAGATCCGTTACCACTTCCACCTCCCTATCCACTGTCCATGGCCAGTTGTTCTCCATCACTTATTCCTAAGAGTTTAAAGTTTTCCCTAACTCGGTTTTGAACGTTCTCTCGGTCGTTTCCTGTCCATTTCCATATTATGACCTCATGTATTGTTTGGCCTTCCACTCTCCATACATAACTAGACCAGCTATCCATTTGCTTTTAAGAATTCCCTCTATGTTTGGCTCAATGCTTTCAGCtctgcatttattttatgttcatatGTATTCTTCTCTTCGTCTCTTTTAGGCCCCTAGATTCTACGTAGGATTTtccttttaaaaacttaacaataatagtttttagttcAACTGTGTTAACACACACACCTCATAAGCGTATAGAAATATATgtctaataactaataagcctaataagcatttaatacaatctgacaatcatatttttagatagTAACTTTGGCTTAAATAATGGTCCAAGTGcacaatagtatttaattccTGCCATTATCTACTGCTAATTTCTTCGTGGCTTCGTTGGTTAATGTCTACTCcttggtatttaaattttgatacccTCTCAAATGTCTCCAACTATTTCTTAGTTGGTTCTGCATTATCATAAACATCTTATTAAACTCGTTTGTGACCTTTTTTCCTAtctgttattagttattagggCTGGATCAAAGGGGGGGGGGGACTATAGCCCCGGGCCGCAAGTTGAAAAGGGCCACAGtaataaatcagaaaaaaaaaggaaattgtTTTAGGTGAAAAGGcctcaataaaagtaatagcCCCCTCTTAAATTATGACCATAATCCGGCCCTGTTAGTCATCCATATCCatcctttataatttatagatttttttattttagtatttataaaaaccacTAATAATAATCCTTTTTTCAGTGTTCAAAGTTTAGTAAGGCCTAACTCAACTAGATGGGGTAATCAATATACAGTTACTTATAGGCGACCTGGATCTTCAAATGGGTAAgaaaagttttgttttaattagatttttattaaaaaactttaaaataaatttctatttatatcaatgtattaatatttaaaaaaaaaaatattaacatttctatagtttactaaaatatatgcacaatttatattttcatagaaCGGTGAGACCTCAACGTCGTTTTGGTGGATTTGGTCCTAGTACATCTGCTCCAGCTCCTCCGTCAACATGTAGTAGCTGTATGGGATAAATGTCTgttaatctattatataatatattaattcacataatctaattacttttaattaataaaccgATAGAAATTATTCTAGTcttatatcatcattattatttaatatacaattttatttaacttaaatattattacaaaaacaatgacattaatttttaaatttatatttaaccataattttatgattatttgtaCTGAAATACTAAAGGgccaataatttaagttaagaagacatgaaataaaatt from Aphis gossypii isolate Hap1 chromosome 1, ASM2018417v2, whole genome shotgun sequence includes these protein-coding regions:
- the LOC114132829 gene encoding selenoprotein K-like isoform X2, whose translation is MVYISQSGHLQETVPMKKKIVDTFWGVINFVSFFVQSLVRPNSTRWGNQYTVTYRRPGSSNGTVRPQRRFGGFGPSTSAPAPPSTCSSCMG
- the LOC114132829 gene encoding selenoprotein K-like isoform X1 is translated as MNEVVKFYLVIIYGITIFNKGGHLQETVPMKKKIVDTFWGVINFVSFFVQSLVRPNSTRWGNQYTVTYRRPGSSNGTVRPQRRFGGFGPSTSAPAPPSTCSSCMG